A single Vidua chalybeata isolate OUT-0048 chromosome 20, bVidCha1 merged haplotype, whole genome shotgun sequence DNA region contains:
- the SUPT4H1 gene encoding transcription elongation factor SPT4 — protein MAAISLETVPKDLRHLRACLLCSLVKTIDQFEYDGCDNCETYLQMKGNREMVYDCTSSSFDGIITMMSPEDSWVSKWQRISTFKPGVYAVSVTGRLPQGIVRELKSRGVAYKSRDTAIKT, from the exons ATGGCCGCGATCTCGCTGGAGACCGTCCCCAAGGACTTGAGGCACCTGCGcgcctgcctgctctgctccctcgTCAAG ACCATCGACCAGTTCGAGTACGATGGCTGTGACAACTGCGAAACGTATCTGCAGATGAAGGGCAACCGTGAAATGGTCTATGACTGCACCAGCTCCTCCTTTGATGG GATCATCACCATGATGAGCCCTGAGGACAGCTGGGTCTCCAAGTGGCAGCGGATCA GTACCTTCAAGCCAGGTGTCTATGCAGTGTCTGTGACTGGCCGCCTGCCCCAAG GGATCGTCCGAGAGCTGAAGAGCCGTGGCGTGGCCTACAAGTCTCGGGACACAGCCATAAAAACCTGA